The Onychomys torridus chromosome X, mOncTor1.1, whole genome shotgun sequence genomic interval ATTGTGTTTTCTGATCCCTAAACCAAACTACTGCCTGTCTTTTGGTCTTGTGTGCAGATACTAAATTTCCATTCAGTTCTATATAATTCCAGGAGATACAAGACAATGGAGAAATGTACAGAATCCCCACCTACCTCAAAGGCAGAGCTTTCCTTTTTGAGAGGAGACAATCTGATTCTGCGGCCACAAATGCAGCATCCAACTGATGATAACCCCACTTTAAGAGGGCAAGTTGTGCCTGTCCCAAATACTCCAGTGATGTCTCTACCCTACTCAGGTGACCATCTCCCTCAATTTCTTGATGAGCCAACCGGTGTCACAGGTTTTCTTGCTCGTGTGACTACCTATTTGACAGCTCTCAAGATTTCCAATCCTGCAGATGATGCACGAGTCAAGCACTTTTTTGACTACCTATCCCAGCAGATGCAAAATTGTGACATCGTATCCGAGTCCAACCAGAGTAATCTATTGAAACAATATGAAAACTTTGTTCTTGAGTTACAGCAGTCATGTGGTGAACCCATGAAACAAGAAATTATCCCTCCTATGAATGTTAAGGTTGACAGTAGAGACAACTCTCAACAGGATGCTACTACTTTCCAAGGGTTTGCTCAAAATCTGAGTGATTGTGAGACCAATCAGAGTGACCAGTTCCAAAAGGGAAAAGCTGACCCCACCCATGAAGAAGAAATCACAGATATAATGGACAATCTACCAGATTTGATCACTCAGTGCATTCAGCTGGACAAAAACCACAAAGACAGGCCAGAACTCCTACAGTCAGAAAGTCAGGTTCCAATGTTTGTTTCCACAACCCAGCACCAATCCTTCTTCAGTCCCAAAGGTCCACTACCCAAGGATGAGCCCAAGCAATTTCAGGGAGCCCAACCGCCTGTCACTCCAGCCAAGAGAGCCCGCCAACAAGAAACTCAGTTATGTCTCTACTGTAGCCAGGCAGGTCACTTTACAAGAGAATGCCTTGCTAAACGTTCTCGAACTCCAGCAAGGAGAAAAATGTAGCTCACTAGTAAGAGGAGAATAGGAAACCATTTTGTAAACTCATACCCCTTTCACCATTAGCCTTAGTGATTTTTAAACTTTCACAAActtcaaaatacaaatgaattacTGTGGCATCACCTTAAAAACAGGCATGAACATTTACATCTCCAGGAATTTAAACAACCAGAACTTGTTGGTTGCAAGATAGCCCACCATGAAACTTGACCCAACAAAAATGGTGGAGACAACAAACAGAAACATGACAGTTACAGCCAATTCCTACAAGAATTCTGAAGGTTTATAGATAGAAGTCTCTCAAGCCTaagtcacacatacacaaaacaactCTGGCAATGTATTGAGATTCACATTCCTACCAATGGATGAAATCTTGGTTGACTCTGATGGCCCAAGTCCTATAACTTGTGTGCCTAGGACTGAGCCCAAAGCTTTTATCCTCTTCTTTACTGATCTGTTTCTTAGTGACTTGTTTGTTCAGGTTCTTTGTTTGCAACCATAGTGGCATCATCATATCCTACCAATATTCTCGTCATCGAGAGACCAGAATCTGGATTCTGTTCTACCTATTTATCAGACTCTAGTGCATATACAAGCCAATCTTCTTGGACCTGAATATCTACCACCTTTCCACGCAACTATATATTTTGTTGCCATCTAAAGACACCTGCTCATCCAACATGCTGAACTTCTTGGCTATTGGCAAACTAGATTGTATAGTATTTTGACCTGAACACTGCTTCATTACTGGCACCTTTCTTAGAGGATCAGCCTCTTTGGCAATTAACATACTTTATGCCTACCAACCCAAGCTTAGTCATAGCTACACTAATGTTTCTATTTTAGGTTTGAACATATATATGGATACATCTAATGGCTTAGGTTAATAAAGTAAGTTATTTAAGGACATTTGTTTAAGATGTACTAACATAGTTACTTAACAGCAACATATTCTTGCAACCTGAACAGAGACAAATCTCCACTAAGAACTGACTTTCCAGCTTGCAGTAGTTGTGATTCTCTAGGTCTCTCCATTTAAAATCACTACCAATTGCTACCCAACTATAATGGACCACCTTTGGGTGTCGTCGTCTAATTGAAGACTTCAGAAAGCAATGGGATGGCACAGAACTTTTGCAACCAACTCATGTGAAAAATCCTGTGCATATACATCATCACCAtctgtgcacaaaactcaagaacTAGGGTGTTCTTTTGCTTGTCTTGTATTCTTGGCAAACATCAGCTCTATGTATAAATAGATGATGTAGATGATGTTTCTGCAAAAATGGAATGGATGTGCTAGAAAGGCACAGCTTCTTAGAAATGTTAACATCTAGTGTTGCTCAGTATTTGCTGGTAATTATCAGTTCTTTGTTCCTTGCTTCTTGGTGCTGATGTATTTCCTTGTAATGGTTCTCCTGAAGATCAGTCATTGCATATACCTTAGAAGCAATCAAGGTCTCTCAGAACATGAAGTGCCATTGTACTTTggtcttggtcctggagaactGTGCTCAGTTTTCTATAGAGAATTCCAGATAGGACCTTACTGCTCTCATCTTGTAGCACCAAGAAATATCTCTTCATCCATCAGTGCCTCACTAGCCACTGTGCCAATCTCTGCTTTCATTCACAAGCAGTTAGTTCTTTTGTCAGTAGCTTGCTATATATCTACATTATTCCATAAACTTTAGAATAAGGAGATCTGAATGCATATACTCTGATTGTGTTAAGAAATCCCCACTGCAGTCCTGAGATTGTTTGAATGTTGATTGATTCTGGGATTTCCATAAATAATCCTCACCTATCTCTTCTAATGCTATAATAAAGGACTAGCCCAAATAAATTATAGTcatgttcttttacttttttttattttctgaggggAAGGCAGTGGAAGAACGAAGAAATAAACCCATCTTTATTTGTAGGTGACATCATTTTCAGTGTAGAAATTCTTAAAGAACATGCAAATATATACCCAAAGCAAAATTACTAGAAAACTTGTAAAGTCACAAGATACAAGATCAATATATAAAACTTAATCATAATTgtgcaaacaaacaataaatgtaaatgtaagaaaatttatttatataaatgaagCAAATCCAAATCTGTGACcacaatttaagaaaaagaacttaAGACTTATATAGCAAAACATATAAAACATTGTTGAAAGTAATCAAAGAACATTTCCATGAACAGAGAGGCAATTTTTGCTTACAGATTAGAAGACTCAAGGATTTTTTTGTAAAAGTTGACAAGACAGTCCTGAAATCTAAACAGAAATGCAGTATATCAAAATAGTGTGGAATTTTCAGTAGAATGGCCATTTGGAGTCATGGACAGATTTAATTATAGAAATTAACCTTGTGTTTGATAGTTAATTGACTTTTATTCAAGATGCCAAACTActcaattagaaaaaaatctttcaagcaaATGATTGTACTAAGATCATAAAGAAAAACCCTAAGAATGGatcatttatatgtaaaataaagtgAGAAACTAAATTTATGCAAACTAAAGTGAGAAACATTTTAAGACCTTTGGTTACATAGAATACATCTAGATATGATACAAAAAAGAGAAgccataagagaaaaaaagataaatttgcCCTTACAAGAATGAAGAGtattttcataaacatttaaaaaaatgaaaagtattgGTGCACACTGCATTCTAAGTAAGTATCTGGAGAACTGAGACAGGTGGATAGGTAATATCAAGCAGGCTAGCCTAGGACACAGTAatacagaacaaaataaagaatggaagggagggagggagcatgggagggagtgagggaggaaggaagggtgggaggaagaaaggaaagaaagaaaaggtacatGTGGGTAAAAGGACTTTCATTCAGAATATAAAGAACTTTTTAATGCTTAATAATAAGACAGCCCAATTAAAAAGTAAGCAAAGTGATTTGCTAACCAGTATATCTAGAAAGTATCTAGTATCAGTTAGGCACTAGGAAAGCTAAAAAATCAAAAGGGAGTACCACCATTACCAACTCAAATGGCCTTTTAGTCAGTTTCTTACTGAGCATAATGGCCTTGGAAGTCAACAGGAATATTCAGCATGTAACTTGATTAGCTATCCTTCTTTACCCTCAGGGCACCTATTTATCACTTTGGGCCACCTTTTTAAGATTCATAAATTTATTTCCCTCTTAAGCAACATTTATTGCAAGAAAACTTTGATTTCACAGTGTCCAAGAATTTGGGATAAGAATTTCAGCTCACTTTTCACTTCTGGAGGTCTCTTGAGAAATGACTTTTTTTACATGACCTCATTCAATTAAGTAACCTGACAGAGTGAAGCAATGGAAATTTGTCGTAATTTTGTACTTCTAAATATCAAgcaatttattattaaaaaatttataataGAGGTATCATGCCCTATATAATGTCAACTTTAACCGGAATGACAGGTAAGTTAGCATAATGGAGttataaaacaaattataattaATTGGACTTAATGAAACTAATTAGAAtccacagacaaaaaaaaataacacatagCACACTCAATGATATAGTCTATTACTGTAAAAGGCTTTAGAAACCCCTctatcagctgggtggtggcggtgcacgcctttaatcccagcacttgggaggcagagccaggtggatatctgtgagtttgaggccagcctgggctacagagcaagatccaggacatgtaccaaaactacagagagaaaacctgtctcaaaaaaccaaaaaagaagaaggaggaggaggaggaggaggaggaggaggaggaggaggaggagaaggaggaggaggagaaggaggagaaaaagaaagagagagagaaagaaagaaagaatgaaagagaaaaaagagaaagaaagaaaaagaaaagaaaagaaaagaaaagaaaccccttCATCTAACCAAGGATGCAGTGTTAGGAAGATAAATCTGTTACTATTGATGTCATCCAGTGAGGTAGGTCCCAATCATAAGTCTGAGgaagaaattaacaacaaaatgGTTTGTACAGTGTCTATACATgaaggaatgaaataaaaatagaacactGGACTCCCTAATTTCAGAGATGGGATAATGAGCTGCATTCCATTTGATAGGTCAATTCCTGAAATGGGGTTATGTTACAACGACATCCCTATTTGCATCATCAGCTATTGTGCTGCTCACCTCACTTTCTTCTCACTTTGTGGTCTCCTAGTACACTGATTATAGTTAATTGCctatttgaattttgttttagacATATTTGCTGGTCATCTGACATGAGTCTTCCAGCCTGCTTGGCAGTTGCTTCTCATTGTAAGTGGAGAAAGTGGTGTTTGCCTTTCATAGGAGTTTCCTGAGGGGATTTCTAGCACCAATATTTTGTATTATCTCAGTCACCTCTGAGTACTCCGAGAAAAATACTAGCCCTATGTAAAGTCAATACCACGGTGTAAATCACAGTGGGTGTACTGAATGTCAGACTCCCTAGAAACCTTTCCTCAATATTAGCTGCTTCTCCCTTTATGTCTAGCATCTGTCTAGAGATTTAATAAAATTCCTATTATACCTAAGGTTTTAACTTTCTAACCTACCTCCATGCATAACAGAAGCATGGAACTTGCAATAAGTAATTGCTTTTACCACTTCTACTGAATTCTAGTTCTGTCTGAGTATACTCCAATGGATGAAAACATTTTAACTAGACATTAGCCACTGATAAACACTGTAGGAATGGAGAAATTTATGATTGACCTTACTAATGCCATCTCCATTTTGTGGAAATTGCAAAATACTAGAACACAATATAACTTCTCTTGCTTTTCCTCATGATTATCTAATTACTCATCCTTTCTTGAATTCTGGGTTATCATCATTCAGAACCTCTATTTTATTACCACAGTAGTGATCtctgaagaaaaacagagccTATGGCATAGCACCCTGAACATGCCCGATCTCATCTGATCTTGAAAACAGAGAATTTAATATATATAGAATTTCTACCAGAATGTTGGCGAAATCAAATACCATCCATACTTAGGATTGGGTGTGGGAGCTTGTGTTACATCTGAAAATCCCTCTGCATTGCTGAtctcttttactgtctctttatgAAGGTTCAGAAACTACTTGGTCAGAAGAATGAAAAACGCTTCCAACAAAATCTTGTCTCATGTCTCTTTAGTGTCCTTATGGTTCAAAATTCACTatccacatttaaaaatacaagtttCAGAAGTGAGTTAGACCAATTAGAAGCCACAAACCTCTAATTATTCTATTAATGGAACAATTTTGGCAAATGTATCTTAGTATCCATCCCATGATGTCTAATCTTTGATCGCTACTACAGTTTGTGCATCCACACACTAAATCACTGGTATTACTACCCAACAGTTATTTTTCATTAGGAGGTGTGCTTGAACTTCTTTCCCATTTATTGATTTCTAACTCATAGAATAAATGGCTATGAGTGTTCTATCTAGCCAGCTCAGTGAGAAGGCAGTTATGGTTGTAGTCACTAATCCCATTCATTTTATAGTAACACAATAGAGAATTATGTAGTCTTTGATTCACATAATGTAGTCTTTCATCCACGTGGCTATAAATCTGGCTCCCATGACTGTTTAGGAAGTGGGAAGTTAATTGTTGGTTAACACCTACTTTATTCCAGACATTGTAATGAGAACTTTGATTTGTTAATGGTTCTCAGTTAAGTCTCATATTACTAAAAGATGGAATATCCATTTCTAACATTTCATGCTCACTGCATATTGATGAAGTAGGTGTTATAAATTCAATTTAAAGATGATGAATAAAGATTTAGAGCAGCTGACTTATCTGCCCCAGTCATGGAGTTTGTAACTGAGATAAAAGTGAAAgtacatttcttcctttctctttttattctaatatatttgtttttactaatGGGATTTAGCTAagggtctcacacatgccaggcaagcactctaccactaaaccACATCATGATCCACAAAGTGTTACTTTCTGTTGCTACAGCTTTGTGATATCTGAGACAGAGGGGAAATATGCTTAACTCACGCCCCTCCTTATTAACCTAGCTGATTTAATTACACCTCCCACATGCTCTATACACAGCAGCCAACTCTAATAACTGGTATTCACATAGCAACTGGTTGAATCTCATTTTCTAGACAGCAGTCTATAAAGGAAACACTGAACAAATCAGCTCCTTCTAGGACTTTGAAATTTCACTTGTGTTTCTAATGAGTTGGGGGAAAATACACTGCATCTATATTATCTGACTGGGTAGGCTCTTATTTGTTGAGTCAGAATTCTAACAACAGTTTCTAACTAACAAAAGGCCTTCAGACTTCTATTGCCCTTCATTTAAAGCTATTTTTTGAACATTGTTTGCAGTTACTGAATAATGCCAGGAGATGAGGACAAGTTTATTGTCTTCTTATGGTGGCTATATGCCATCATCACATAAAGCTCAAGGTTAAAATACTTTTTGATTAATTCAGTTACCAGTTAGCTATTTACACTTGAGAAGTGCTTTAATTTATCAGCCTCAGGGAATATCCAATGCAACAAATTGACTCTTAAGGGAATTTGTAGGAAGAGAAGCTTGTTCTTTTTACATGTTAACCCTATATTTGACAACAACTATCAAGTATGCTTCCCTTAATTATTAATGATGATTCTTACATTCATGAATTTATTAAATCTACTTATTTTAATTTGCAATAAATGTCTAATAATACAATGGAGACCATAAGGTTACACCCTGCCATTAAAATCAAACTTCCCTTTACATGGGTTAAATTCAGCTTATATATAATCTAAAGGCAGTACTCTTAATTCAATCATTTTAGAATATTAAATAGTCTGTGTTGGTGCTGATTGTTGCTACTTGGAAAAGTGGCCAGAAAATCATATGCACCCTGTTCCTGACAGAGTATTTGTTCGCCTCTGAAACATCATTAGCCATACTTCCATTTTCCATGTGTCTCTCAGCATTCTGCTCTTTAAGGATCTCATTAGAATGGCCTATTTATCTCTGCTTACAATGGTCAGGGACTTTTCTGGGCCAGAGTttcaagcttttttttaaaaaaaaaatttccatattCTTCCGACAAACCAGTTCTTAAGGCCTACTCACACATGAACTGGTTTATGACTACAATAGCACCATTTCATATTTCTGTGTTAGTTACTCTCCACCTTGCTGAGACAAAAttccatgacaaaagcaactcaaggaagcagaggtttcttttggctcatagttcaaaGTCACAGTCTATCATGATGGAGGAGTCATGACAGCTGGGGCTGGAGGCAACTGGTCACAGAACATCCTCAGTTAGTAAGCAGGGGTCAAAAAAATGCTGCTGCTAgcatgttttcttgtttttattcagtccagtGTCTCATGGCTTTAGATGCTGCTGGGTGCAACTAAGGCAGATGTCCCAACCCCAGTTAACCTCGTCTAGGTAATTGTTCATGGAGCTGCCCAGAAGCTAACCTAAACTAAGTATCCCCTCAGAGACCACATGCCTTGACATTTGTCTTCTACGTAATTCTAGATCCCGTCAATTCCACAGGCAATATTATCCATCAGAACTCCCACTGCTTTGCTTAATGTTAATGATTATCATAATAGCAGCCACATTTTACTGACAATTTTCTCTATGTGCCTTTTCAGTTATGCCACATTTTCCTTTAATTCCCACAGCAGCCCCTTCAGATATCTGTAATTGTTATCCTTATTATGCAGAGGCAAAAACTGAGGTTTATAGTGGTTAAGGAAATGGATCAAAGGTATCAAGGTAATAACATCAGCAGGTctcaaatatatttacatattcctACACTATATATTATTTTCCATATATAGCAATATTCATCAAATTATCACCTCTGAGGCAAGTCCAGCCTTCAATTTGGATTGTAAATAATCCAAAATGGATTGAAATACTGTAATTCAACCATACtcattattttacatattatcTATGACTTCTTTCCTGTTATTGTATGCACAGCCCAATAaaccaaaaaatatttattaactgaTCCTTTTTATAAAAGTCTCCTGACCCCTTGTATTAgttgactttctgttgctgtgataaaatatgatGGGCAAGGGAACTGGGAGAAGAAAGTTCATGTTGGCATACAGTTCTGGATGAAGAGAGTACATAATAGTGGGGGCagcaaggcagcaggcagacataACCGAAAGCTGAGAGACCATGTCTTCAACCACAAAGACACAACAGAGAATGAACTAGAACTAGGATGAGGCTTTGAACATCCAAAGTCTCTTCACAATggcatacttcctctagcaaggctgcaAATCCTCACAATTTcacccaaacagttccaccatcagaggaccaagtgttcaagtgTCTGAGCCTGTGGGCTATGTCTCCCTGGCGCCATAGACTCATAGCCATGTCATAATGCATAGTGCACTtcatccaacttcaaaagtcccaggTGTCTTTCATAGTCTCAATACTGCTCAAAAGCCCAATGTCTCTTTTAAGATTCAAGGCACTCTCTAAACTGTAGCTCCTtctaaaatcaaaaagcaaattacagaTTTCCAGCATACAATGGTACAGAATGTACATTTCCTTTCTAAAAGGGGCAAAGGGTCATCGTGAGGACATATTGCACCAAAGTAAGACATATCTCAGTGGAGCAAGAGCCAAATCCTGTAGCTCCATGTTCAATATCTGGGATGTCAGTTTAAAAGATTAGAAGGCTCAGACCTCAGATCTACTACTGCCTGAAACATACCTCTCTCTaattctctcttgggctggttctactccttGCTTGTAGCTCTCCTTGACAGATATTTCACAGTGCTGGAATCTGCAATATCTTGGTTCTCCACAACCCAGGCTTCACTTCCACAGCTTCACAGATGACAACTGTTAGCTTCTTACACTCTCAGCAACTCCCCTGACACACATTGCTTGGGCTCAGAAGCTGTCTGAAACCACTGAGGAAGATCAAGGAAACCCTCACTGTTGCATTTTTCATAACTCCATCAGCTTGGGCAACAGCCAAGCTGAGCTTCCAGCTTGGGATGGATGCTGGTTCCCATTTAAAGCAAACTAGCAGAAGGtgtttttattctgtgttttctaGGGGTCAAAAAACTCCTTAGGCACTCTGTTTTTCACAAGGTAGTTGAGGTCTTGCTTTGAGGCATCTTTCTTATTCTAGTAAAGAACAGAAGGCCCTCCTTAACTGTGCCAGTCTCCTTAATATTATGGCCCCTCATTTAGTTCATGCCTTGGCTGCAACATTAAGCTTCACAGTACTCTTTTTTCTCCCAActgtatattttctatttctttctgctctacttgatctttttcattttacactcacataaacattaataataacaacatcAGAGATTCAATGCTATGCTATCTTGATATAACCTTTGCCAAAGAAATTATTATACTGCTTTCCAATTTTGCCTCAGGCAAGTTCttaggaccaaaaaaaaaaaaaaaaaaaaaaaggcatccagatactttaccaaaatatcacaggaatgcCCTCTAGCTCAGTTGCTAATGTGATTCCCTCAGGAAGTTATTGAGCTGGGCCTCCACATAGCTCTCACCACTGCTGTCCTCCAAGGTCCTAGGCTTAGAGCTTTCAACAACTTTTCTGGTACAAAGTCCAAAggtcttccacattcctcaaaAGCTCACATGGTCAGACTCTTTACAGCAATAGCCTACTTCTTTGTCTTAGCTActtagtgattaaaaaaaaaatacaaaaaaacatgaccaaggcaacttatagaagaaagggtttattctggcttacagttccaaagggGTAGAGTCCACAATGGTGGGGACAACATGGCAGCAGGTAGCCAGAACAGGAAACTGACAGCCAACTTTTCAACTGCAAATACAAAGCTGAGAGTGAACTGGCAGTGTTATCCAGGCTTGCACACTCAATGACTATCCACAGTACATATTTCCTGCAAGGCTGCAGCTCTCTATAACCCCCTTAACCAGTGTCACTGACTGGAGACCAAGTATGCAAGTACCTTGAGCCTATCAGATATGTATTCAAACAATCACACCAACctataatagttttattttattttttcctgttcttaagcatgttattattttattatatataatgatGAATTTCATTATGACAGTTGAGTACAtgtacataatttattttaatcacaACCATCCCCATTATTGTCTCTTGTCCCCTTCCCACTACTTACTGATTTCTTTCCAACtggtcctctttctcttttcGTGTCTTTTGTTCTTGTGAATCAGTGAATTTAAATAAGGTTGCTTATCAGAGCATGAATGAGGGATTATTTCTAGGAGGATGGGCAACTTATCAGTAGCTACATTACTGAAGAAGAGTTTCTCTACCCCCTTCGTAAAAGGTGCATACTTCTATCAAGAATAAACAGGATGTTTTGAAATATGTACATATTGCAAAATGGGTAAGTTAAGTTAGTTTACATGAGTATTAACTCAGATTCCTGTCATTTATATATGATAAGAAcactttaattttacatatcagccatgggttcccctgtcctcctccctcccatccctcattcccatttcctccagagcaaaaactcccctggggattcagctcaacctggtagattcagtccaggcaggtccagtcccctctttccaggctgagcaacgtgtccctgtgtaagcccaaggttccaaagagccagctcatgcactatgggcaggtctgggtcccactgcctaggggcctcccaaacagttcaagctattcaactgtctcacttatccagaggccctgatccagttgggggttcctcagctttatttcatgttcatgtgtttccattagtttgggtatttgtccctgtgctttccaatcttggtctcaacaattcttgctcatacaatccctcctctttctcgccagttgaactcctagagctccacctgggacctggctgaggatctctgcatccacttccatcagttattggatgagagttctatcatgctagttagggtgtttggccatccaatcaccagactaggtcagttcgggctttctctcaaccattgccagtagtctacagtggacttatctttgtggatttctggggacctatctagcactttgcttcttcctattctcatgcggtcttcatttatcatggtctgttattccttgttctccctctctgttcttgatccagctgggatctcccgctcccctaagctctctttccctcaaaccttgcccttcattacccccacttacgtccaggttgttcatgtagatctcatccatttctctgtcattgggcgatccctgtgtctttcttagggtcctgttttctaggtagcctccttggagttgtgagtagcagtctagtcatctttgttttacatccactatcctcctatgagtgagtacataccatgtttgtctttatgagtaCATTGTATTAATAATAGTCACCATATATCTACAatgatttaaattattaaatgacACCAATTATTGATGCCTCCCACTTTTAAGATTTTGCTTTATAAATGGTACATTTTCTACCTTTCATTGCCATGTGCTTCTTTATTAGTTCAACCTATATGACAAAATGATGTAATTTAGTAGTCTTGGTATAGCAGCTTATTGCAAACATTTTGGTAGTCTAAACATTAGTTTCTCTGGCATTTGTTGATCATGCAGTTTTTTCATTCATCTTACAAGATTTATCTACAGAAAATGACATTCTctcaattataattatttttggaTAAAATATTTCTCCTGTTTAAATTAAAAACCGGTTCAAGAATTTCATATTTGAGTGTTCTGTGTACATGATGTCTatcccttcttctccccctctAACTTCTCTCATATCTTTCCATTCCTTCATGACttctttaaatttgtgtgtgtgtataaagatatatatatatatatctttaatgttgataaatatatatatatatatgtgtgtgtgtgtgtgtgtgtgtgtgtgtgtgtgtgtgtgcgcgcgcgcgcgcgcccttGGAGTTGACCAATTTGTATTAGATAATCTATCAGGAGGCTCATCCTTAGAGaagactgattttccctctctccatagggattaattgcctgtagctcttcatctagag includes:
- the Rtl4 gene encoding retrotransposon Gag-like protein 4, which produces MEKCTESPPTSKAELSFLRGDNLILRPQMQHPTDDNPTLRGQVVPVPNTPVMSLPYSGDHLPQFLDEPTGVTGFLARVTTYLTALKISNPADDARVKHFFDYLSQQMQNCDIVSESNQSNLLKQYENFVLELQQSCGEPMKQEIIPPMNVKVDSRDNSQQDATTFQGFAQNLSDCETNQSDQFQKGKADPTHEEEITDIMDNLPDLITQCIQLDKNHKDRPELLQSESQVPMFVSTTQHQSFFSPKGPLPKDEPKQFQGAQPPVTPAKRARQQETQLCLYCSQAGHFTRECLAKRSRTPARRKM